The following are encoded in a window of Fibrobacter sp. genomic DNA:
- the pepT gene encoding peptidase T — protein sequence MKVQDRFLKYVSFTTTSDENCESCPSTKQQFELGKYLAQELIDIGLQQVKIDEHCYVYGLLPATAGHEDDDAIAFISHMDTSPDFSGVNPKPQIIENYDGGDVELLGAGRDEQGHAKMVLKVTDFPTLKTLKGRTLITTDGTTLLGADDKAGIAEIVTAMEELAATDRHAESRGYENLSGHGDIWVCFTPDEEIGRGADLVDLNYMKAKYAYTVDGGYEGDIAYENFNACSAKFIVRGKSVHPGEAKGIMKNASLMAAEIAMALPADETPAMTEGHQGFYHLTDMQGDVSEATLCYIVRDHDQKKFEERQEFLRQIAAKYNSKFGGTAFADDSADKNLIENSGVSRAGGSAVELQLKHSYSNMLQVIEKCPEVLERARKAIEDVGDELARTKPEIFGKAENCLQPVSEPVRGGTDGAKLSFMGLPCPNLGTGGYGYHGPFEHVTVEAMEAVVKIIKKIACG from the coding sequence GTACGTTAGCTTTACAACCACCAGCGACGAGAATTGCGAAAGCTGCCCCAGTACCAAGCAGCAGTTCGAATTGGGCAAGTACCTTGCACAGGAACTAATTGATATTGGCCTTCAGCAAGTAAAAATCGACGAACACTGCTATGTGTACGGTTTGTTGCCCGCTACCGCTGGCCACGAAGATGACGACGCCATCGCCTTCATCAGCCACATGGACACTTCGCCAGACTTTTCCGGCGTAAATCCGAAACCGCAGATTATTGAAAATTATGACGGCGGCGATGTGGAACTTTTGGGCGCCGGCCGCGACGAACAGGGCCATGCAAAAATGGTGCTGAAGGTTACCGATTTCCCCACGCTGAAAACCTTGAAGGGCCGCACCCTCATTACCACCGACGGCACCACATTGCTGGGCGCCGACGACAAGGCAGGCATTGCAGAAATCGTTACCGCCATGGAAGAGTTGGCAGCAACCGACCGACACGCCGAAAGCCGCGGCTACGAGAATCTTTCTGGCCATGGCGACATCTGGGTTTGCTTTACGCCCGACGAAGAAATCGGCCGCGGCGCAGACCTTGTGGACCTGAACTACATGAAGGCAAAGTACGCCTACACTGTGGACGGCGGCTACGAAGGTGACATCGCCTATGAGAACTTCAACGCCTGCAGCGCCAAGTTCATTGTCCGCGGCAAGAGCGTGCACCCCGGCGAAGCCAAGGGCATCATGAAAAACGCAAGCCTTATGGCTGCAGAAATCGCCATGGCACTCCCCGCCGACGAAACTCCCGCCATGACCGAGGGCCACCAGGGATTCTATCACCTGACAGACATGCAAGGCGACGTTAGCGAGGCGACCCTCTGCTACATCGTCCGCGACCACGACCAGAAAAAATTTGAGGAACGTCAGGAATTCTTGCGCCAGATTGCTGCGAAGTACAATTCAAAATTCGGCGGCACCGCTTTTGCAGACGATAGTGCGGACAAGAACCTCATAGAAAATTCTGGTGTGAGCCGTGCCGGCGGCAGCGCCGTAGAACTTCAGCTCAAGCATTCCTACAGCAACATGCTGCAAGTTATTGAAAAATGCCCCGAAGTTCTGGAGCGCGCCCGCAAGGCCATCGAAGATGTTGGCGATGAACTGGCCCGCACAAAACCCGAAATCTTCGGCAAGGCGGAAAACTGCCTGCAACCGGTCAGCGAACCAGTCCGCGGCGGCACCGACGGCGCCAAGCTCAGCTTCATGGGGCTACCCTGCCCGAACCTGGGTACCGGCGGCTACGGCTATCATGGCCCCTTCGAACACGTAACCGTCGAAGCCATGGAAGCCGTGGTAAAGATCATCAAGAAGATTGCCTGCGGGTAG